From one Phorcysia thermohydrogeniphila genomic stretch:
- a CDS encoding AAA family ATPase, with protein sequence MRLTLKNIGLIKSADINLRGITLIAGENDSGKSTVGKMLFSIVKADNIAEHKLESYMEGKRKGLLEKIKTKLVQTVPSLVKEIPEDVKSKKHVEKLYNLLFGKGLGKELGKEVKELELWVNEEKAFFERRRREFYSQVLYNFGALDALISENEKGEVYLLAEDGTELYKVLLTSESVSFYDSVPEVNGKKVRPFKDATLICTPVVMDLVEFFYRLVIKKKDRLKYPYPFIMRDLVRKLLREKKAEDGLEIAKEIKSIIRGNLKLEKDEILFEKEGRIFRMLGTATGIKSFGILLLLLENGTVSYNSILIIDEPEVHLHPKWQLEYVRILVEIHKTLGTRILLTTHSPYIVQALRYYTEQISEKVDFYLAEDGQLKCANDNVGMIFDLLGEPLWRVI encoded by the coding sequence ATGAGGTTAACTCTAAAAAATATAGGACTTATAAAATCGGCAGATATTAACTTGCGTGGTATAACTCTCATTGCCGGTGAAAATGATTCAGGAAAAAGCACAGTAGGAAAAATGCTTTTTTCTATAGTTAAGGCGGATAATATAGCAGAACATAAGCTTGAAAGTTACATGGAGGGTAAAAGAAAAGGTTTATTGGAGAAGATAAAAACAAAGTTAGTCCAAACTGTACCTTCCTTGGTTAAGGAGATTCCAGAAGATGTAAAATCTAAAAAACACGTGGAAAAGTTGTATAACCTTCTTTTCGGTAAGGGATTAGGTAAGGAATTAGGAAAAGAAGTGAAGGAACTGGAACTTTGGGTTAATGAGGAAAAAGCTTTTTTTGAAAGGAGAAGGCGGGAATTTTACAGTCAGGTACTTTATAACTTTGGAGCTCTGGACGCTTTAATTTCTGAGAATGAAAAAGGAGAGGTATACCTTTTAGCTGAAGATGGGACAGAGCTCTATAAGGTTCTACTGACTTCAGAATCCGTTTCCTTTTACGACAGTGTCCCTGAAGTAAATGGTAAAAAAGTTAGGCCTTTTAAAGATGCAACTTTGATATGTACACCCGTTGTTATGGACTTGGTTGAGTTCTTCTATAGATTGGTGATTAAAAAAAAGGATAGGTTGAAGTATCCATATCCTTTTATAATGAGGGATTTAGTTAGAAAGCTGTTAAGAGAAAAGAAAGCGGAAGATGGTTTAGAGATTGCCAAGGAGATAAAGAGTATTATAAGAGGAAACCTTAAGTTAGAGAAGGATGAGATTTTGTTTGAAAAAGAAGGAAGAATTTTTAGAATGCTTGGCACAGCAACGGGAATAAAATCTTTCGGAATTCTCTTGTTGCTTTTAGAAAATGGAACAGTTTCCTATAACTCCATTCTTATAATTGACGAGCCGGAAGTTCACCTTCATCCTAAGTGGCAACTTGAATACGTGAGGATTTTAGTGGAGATACACAAAACCTTAGGGACTAGGATACTGCTAACAACCCACAGTCCTTACATAGTCCAAGCTCTGCGTTACTATACTGAACAAATTTCTGAGAAGGTTGACTTTTATTTAGCGGAGGATGGCCAATTAAAATGTGCTAATGATAATGTAGGAATGATTTTTGACCTGTTGGGAGAGCCTTTATGGAGGGTGATTTAG
- a CDS encoding molybdopterin oxidoreductase family protein, producing MKRTVCTYCGVGCEIGFDPVEEKVIPLKEGVVSKGKLCIKGNFGHEYINHESRIRGTLVRKSFLQSFGLSPENFEEHDENFVRVPYSLAYDLTAKKLKEIKEKYGRHSFAAIGGARTNCESAYLFQKFTREVMESPNVDNCARICHAPSLRGLKETVGEGAATAPFDEIYNAELIVVIGSNTTEAHPIVSHRIIEQVRKGAELTVIDVREIGLFRFAKHKLLIPFDSNLLVLNAIARVIVERELYDKEFIEKRTVGFEEFRKELLNDNLSKPETFKKLPGYEHLFKAIPELARDIARKKTVFLWGLGVTEHTDGSKAVMAIANLALLTGNVGKPGTGLMPLRGQNNVQGACDVGMLPYYLPGYRKPKEIGLTTPEVIDAILEGKVRALWVMGEDIAHVHANQSKIHGALQKLDFLVVNELFPCEVTEFAHVVFGVKSCYEKTGVYINAERRLHLSEPLYTSELPDDWEVIAEVSKRLGKDFGFRTSEDVWNSLREEVPKKFGGADYKTLRENFLNAPQWPVIDGKGTKILHREKFSTEDGKGHLRFNPYKPQGMVKELLEKGEFSDFYLTTGRILLHYNNANQTGRCRTLNKFKLFKEDVVYASEEDRERLKNAKRVKLISPYGESAPLPVEFNRHIKKGTLFVSFHRAKSKVNFLFGDEADEFVKTAKFKSIKVKVEVVE from the coding sequence TTGAAGAGAACCGTCTGCACGTACTGCGGAGTTGGATGTGAAATAGGGTTTGACCCTGTAGAGGAAAAAGTTATACCTCTCAAAGAGGGCGTGGTAAGTAAGGGAAAGCTCTGCATAAAGGGTAATTTTGGCCACGAGTACATCAACCACGAGAGCAGAATAAGGGGAACTCTCGTCAGAAAATCTTTCCTCCAATCCTTTGGTCTTTCTCCAGAAAACTTTGAGGAGCATGACGAAAACTTTGTAAGAGTTCCCTACTCCTTGGCCTACGACCTTACGGCTAAAAAGCTTAAAGAGATAAAGGAAAAGTACGGAAGGCACTCCTTTGCTGCCATCGGTGGAGCAAGGACAAACTGTGAAAGCGCCTACCTTTTCCAGAAGTTTACAAGGGAAGTAATGGAGTCCCCCAACGTTGATAACTGTGCAAGGATATGCCACGCCCCAAGCCTTAGAGGGTTAAAGGAAACGGTCGGGGAAGGAGCTGCAACTGCTCCCTTTGATGAGATATACAACGCAGAGCTCATCGTCGTAATTGGCTCTAATACAACAGAAGCCCATCCAATTGTTAGCCACAGGATAATTGAGCAAGTCAGGAAAGGTGCAGAGCTTACCGTAATAGACGTAAGGGAAATTGGCCTCTTTAGGTTTGCAAAGCATAAGCTCCTGATTCCCTTTGACTCTAACCTACTCGTCCTAAACGCAATCGCAAGGGTAATCGTTGAAAGGGAACTCTACGATAAAGAGTTCATAGAAAAAAGGACCGTAGGGTTTGAGGAGTTTAGAAAAGAGCTCTTAAATGACAACCTTTCTAAACCGGAAACTTTTAAGAAACTTCCCGGCTACGAACACCTCTTTAAGGCCATTCCAGAACTTGCAAGGGATATAGCAAGGAAGAAAACCGTTTTCCTGTGGGGACTTGGAGTAACAGAGCACACAGACGGTAGCAAGGCCGTTATGGCAATTGCAAACCTTGCCCTTTTAACCGGTAACGTAGGAAAGCCCGGCACAGGTCTAATGCCCCTAAGGGGACAGAATAACGTTCAGGGAGCTTGTGATGTTGGAATGCTCCCCTACTACCTTCCCGGATACAGGAAGCCAAAAGAAATCGGACTAACAACCCCAGAGGTCATAGACGCCATCTTAGAGGGAAAGGTTAGAGCTCTCTGGGTAATGGGCGAGGACATTGCCCACGTCCACGCAAACCAGAGTAAGATTCACGGAGCTCTCCAAAAACTGGACTTCTTAGTCGTCAATGAGCTCTTCCCTTGTGAGGTAACAGAATTTGCCCACGTGGTCTTTGGGGTTAAAAGCTGTTACGAGAAGACAGGCGTATACATAAACGCAGAAAGGAGACTCCACCTTTCTGAGCCCCTATACACCTCAGAACTTCCAGACGACTGGGAAGTTATAGCCGAAGTCTCAAAAAGGCTTGGGAAAGACTTTGGGTTCAGAACCTCTGAGGACGTCTGGAACAGCCTGAGGGAGGAAGTCCCTAAGAAGTTTGGAGGGGCAGACTACAAGACCCTTAGGGAAAACTTTTTAAACGCTCCCCAGTGGCCTGTAATAGACGGGAAAGGAACGAAAATCCTCCACAGGGAAAAGTTCTCAACAGAAGACGGGAAAGGACACCTTAGGTTTAACCCCTATAAGCCCCAAGGAATGGTTAAGGAGCTCCTTGAAAAAGGAGAGTTCTCAGACTTTTACCTAACGACCGGCAGAATACTCCTTCACTACAACAACGCAAACCAGACCGGAAGGTGCAGGACATTAAACAAGTTTAAGCTCTTTAAAGAGGACGTTGTTTACGCAAGCGAAGAGGACAGGGAAAGGCTCAAAAACGCCAAGAGAGTAAAGCTTATCTCTCCCTACGGGGAGTCCGCCCCTCTGCCGGTGGAGTTTAACAGGCACATTAAGAAGGGAACTCTCTTTGTCTCATTCCACAGGGCAAAGAGTAAGGTTAATTTCCTCTTTGGAGACGAAGCTGACGAGTTTGTAAAGACGGCCAAGTTTAAATCCATTAAGGTAAAGGTAGAGGTCGTTGAGTAG
- a CDS encoding LolA family protein — translation MRRLLTVLFIILTAQPASADLKCFLEKLKSVKSMKILFSQRTKLPVAGDEVDLYSGVIYYKRPLHFRWEYKKGSDIRIISNGELLEVIFPSEKECQVTELSAPSTVFPLFQIIENPENLRKLFKVLKESKDGDSWVVGLSPTYKDSTFERVTLFIDGSCNLRAIKTYQFDGTEATYIFREVTINEELPEKLFELEACE, via the coding sequence ATGAGAAGACTTTTAACTGTTCTCTTCATCATCCTAACCGCTCAACCTGCCAGTGCAGACCTTAAGTGCTTCTTAGAGAAGCTAAAAAGTGTAAAGTCTATGAAGATACTTTTTAGCCAGAGGACAAAGCTCCCCGTGGCAGGTGACGAGGTAGACCTTTATAGTGGCGTGATTTACTACAAGAGGCCTTTACACTTTAGGTGGGAGTACAAAAAGGGTAGTGATATCCGAATTATTTCCAACGGGGAGCTCCTTGAAGTTATCTTCCCCTCAGAAAAGGAGTGTCAGGTTACAGAGCTCTCAGCCCCCAGCACCGTATTCCCGCTGTTCCAGATTATTGAAAATCCGGAAAACCTTCGGAAACTCTTTAAAGTCTTAAAGGAGAGTAAGGACGGCGACAGCTGGGTGGTGGGGCTCTCCCCAACTTACAAGGATTCTACCTTTGAGAGAGTTACCCTATTCATTGACGGTAGCTGTAACCTCAGAGCCATAAAAACCTACCAGTTTGACGGAACGGAAGCCACCTACATTTTTAGAGAGGTAACTATAAATGAGGAATTACCGGAGAAGCTCTTTGAATTAGAAGCGTGCGAGTAA
- the lpxA gene encoding acyl-ACP--UDP-N-acetylglucosamine O-acyltransferase, whose amino-acid sequence MVKVHPTAIVEKGAELDEGVVVGPHVYIGSQVKIGKNTVIRQGAVIEGDTTIGEECTIFSATIGVEPQDLKYKGEPSKVVIGNRVKIREYVTIHRGTEGGGMVTKIGDNVLLMAYVHVAHDVIIGNNVIVANAVQIAGHVEIEDYAIVGGLTGIHQFVRIGKHAMVGGASAVHRDVPPFVMAQGNRARLEGINIVGLKRRGFPRETIRALTTAFEMVFKTDEPLQVSLKKVEEEFKDVPEVLDFVEFIRKSRRGICPA is encoded by the coding sequence ATGGTAAAGGTTCACCCAACGGCAATTGTAGAGAAAGGTGCTGAGCTTGACGAAGGGGTTGTTGTAGGGCCTCACGTTTACATAGGGAGTCAGGTAAAAATTGGAAAGAACACGGTTATCAGGCAGGGTGCTGTTATAGAAGGTGACACGACGATAGGAGAGGAGTGCACCATCTTCAGTGCCACCATAGGGGTAGAGCCTCAGGACTTAAAGTACAAGGGAGAGCCTTCAAAGGTCGTTATAGGCAACAGGGTAAAGATAAGGGAGTACGTAACGATTCACAGGGGCACTGAAGGCGGTGGAATGGTTACAAAAATAGGTGATAACGTCCTCTTAATGGCCTATGTTCACGTTGCTCACGATGTCATAATAGGTAATAACGTTATAGTAGCTAATGCCGTTCAGATTGCCGGCCACGTTGAAATAGAGGACTACGCCATTGTTGGCGGCTTAACCGGCATTCACCAGTTCGTCAGGATTGGCAAGCACGCTATGGTTGGAGGAGCCTCTGCCGTTCATAGGGACGTTCCTCCATTCGTTATGGCACAAGGTAATAGGGCAAGGCTTGAGGGAATAAACATAGTGGGATTGAAAAGGAGAGGTTTTCCAAGGGAGACGATAAGAGCTCTCACCACCGCCTTTGAGATGGTCTTTAAGACGGACGAGCCTCTTCAGGTTTCCCTCAAGAAAGTAGAAGAAGAGTTTAAAGACGTTCCTGAAGTCCTTGACTTTGTTGAGTTCATCAGAAAGAGCAGGAGAGGTATCTGTCCGGCTTGA
- a CDS encoding MBL fold metallo-hydrolase yields the protein MKLTEETLKNKLVFLGTAGARYVAFGFRRQAGGLYFNFDGHNVHVDPGPGAFIHAHRKGIEPHWTNTVILSHRHLDHCADVNHILESMTLGGKKKRGRLICPRDALEIDPVVLQFTRGNIEETIVIEEGLTVELTESVSVTFPVRHVHGVETYGMIFNWKRSIGYVSDTAYFDGIEESYASAKDLLILNVTMKEKNPLISHLSIPEAEMIIANVKPELAILTHFGRTMIEAKPWELAKRISERTGIKVLAAYDNMVLDLETLQVVRQR from the coding sequence TTGAAGTTAACGGAGGAAACCTTAAAGAATAAACTGGTTTTCCTTGGAACTGCCGGTGCAAGGTACGTTGCCTTTGGTTTTCGCCGTCAGGCAGGAGGACTCTACTTTAACTTTGACGGCCATAACGTTCACGTTGACCCCGGCCCCGGGGCTTTCATCCACGCTCATAGAAAGGGTATAGAACCCCACTGGACAAATACCGTAATCCTCTCTCACCGCCACTTAGACCACTGTGCCGACGTTAACCACATCCTTGAGTCAATGACTCTCGGAGGAAAGAAAAAGAGGGGAAGGCTCATCTGCCCGAGGGACGCCCTTGAGATTGACCCTGTTGTCCTTCAGTTCACGAGGGGAAATATAGAGGAGACGATAGTCATAGAGGAAGGTTTAACTGTGGAGCTCACCGAGTCTGTTTCAGTTACCTTTCCCGTTCGCCACGTCCACGGCGTTGAAACCTACGGAATGATCTTTAACTGGAAGAGAAGTATAGGGTACGTATCCGATACAGCTTATTTTGATGGAATAGAGGAAAGCTACGCTTCTGCAAAGGATCTTTTAATCCTTAACGTAACTATGAAGGAGAAAAATCCCCTCATAAGCCACCTCTCTATCCCTGAAGCTGAAATGATAATTGCGAACGTAAAGCCAGAGCTTGCAATTCTTACCCACTTTGGAAGGACGATGATAGAGGCAAAGCCTTGGGAGTTGGCCAAAAGGATTTCTGAGAGAACGGGTATAAAAGTTCTTGCAGCCTACGACAATATGGTTCTTGACCTTGAGACCCTGCAGGTTGTGAGGCAGAGGTGA
- the hslO gene encoding Hsp33 family molecular chaperone HslO: MDKKEKNVGVPDREKLMKKLTEEVKSDLKSYFQDRDYGVIAVTEEDALRAFVVKTTNLCDIARLRHKTSPIATAVLGRALTGALLLTSLLKHASDQRLLLRIEGDGPIGLVVAEANAKGNVRGFVKNPQVETFVKEVNGKKKFDIGRAVGSGFLTVVKDFGFGTPYESSVPLVSGEIAEDIAYYLLKSEQIPSAVSIGVLVGETGKVEAAGGFLVQPLPGASDKAIEKLEENVKKLPPVSALIKEGKRPEEIVELLFEGFTPHILALKELSFKCKCSKEVAKGGVIALPEKDLKELIEEGGVTIRCNFCNEEYFFSREELEEILKEKKSGDN, from the coding sequence ATGGATAAGAAGGAGAAAAATGTAGGAGTTCCAGATAGAGAAAAGCTTATGAAAAAGCTTACGGAGGAGGTAAAGTCAGACCTAAAAAGCTACTTTCAGGACAGGGACTACGGCGTAATAGCCGTAACGGAGGAAGACGCTTTAAGGGCTTTTGTTGTTAAGACTACAAACCTTTGCGATATAGCAAGACTTAGACACAAAACATCCCCAATAGCAACGGCAGTTCTCGGGAGAGCCCTAACAGGAGCTCTTCTCTTAACCTCCCTTTTAAAGCACGCAAGCGACCAAAGGTTACTTTTAAGGATTGAAGGTGACGGCCCTATTGGGCTCGTGGTAGCAGAGGCGAACGCTAAGGGGAACGTAAGGGGATTTGTTAAGAACCCTCAGGTTGAAACTTTTGTGAAGGAAGTAAACGGAAAGAAGAAGTTTGACATAGGTAGAGCTGTCGGTAGTGGCTTTTTAACTGTCGTTAAGGACTTTGGTTTTGGAACGCCTTACGAGAGCTCCGTTCCCCTCGTTTCGGGAGAGATAGCCGAGGACATCGCCTACTACCTTTTAAAGTCTGAGCAGATACCCTCTGCCGTTTCAATTGGCGTTTTAGTCGGTGAGACCGGAAAAGTTGAGGCTGCCGGAGGTTTCTTAGTTCAGCCCCTTCCGGGAGCGTCCGATAAGGCCATAGAAAAGCTTGAAGAGAACGTAAAGAAGCTCCCCCCGGTCAGCGCCCTTATAAAGGAGGGAAAGAGGCCAGAAGAAATCGTTGAGCTCCTCTTTGAAGGTTTCACTCCCCACATCTTGGCCTTAAAGGAGCTCTCCTTTAAGTGTAAGTGTTCTAAGGAAGTTGCAAAGGGTGGGGTTATCGCCCTTCCCGAAAAGGATTTAAAGGAGCTCATAGAGGAAGGTGGCGTAACTATAAGGTGCAACTTCTGTAATGAAGAGTACTTCTTCAGCAGAGAGGAGCTTGAGGAGATACTGAAGGAGAAGAAATCGGGAGATAATTAA
- a CDS encoding NTPase, which translates to MSLKVVLTGKPGVGKTTAVKRVVERLGEKAVGFWTEEIRKSGKRWGFKVVRTDGEEELLASVDFNSPFRVGRYRVNVEGFEETVVPFLERALTETEKVLIVDEVGKMELLSQKFVKLVEKLLNSENRALLTIPVKDVHPIIRRIRSFKGSVVISLTVENRDSVPDKVLKLLEEGDG; encoded by the coding sequence GTGAGCTTAAAGGTCGTTCTTACGGGAAAACCCGGAGTGGGTAAGACGACGGCAGTAAAGAGGGTTGTAGAAAGACTCGGTGAAAAGGCTGTTGGTTTCTGGACTGAAGAGATAAGGAAGTCGGGGAAACGGTGGGGATTTAAGGTTGTTAGGACTGACGGGGAGGAGGAGCTCTTGGCCTCAGTTGACTTTAACTCACCTTTTAGAGTCGGTAGGTACAGGGTGAACGTGGAAGGTTTTGAGGAAACGGTTGTTCCTTTCCTTGAGAGGGCTCTAACCGAAACTGAAAAGGTGTTGATTGTTGACGAAGTGGGTAAGATGGAGCTCCTTTCACAAAAATTTGTAAAGCTCGTTGAAAAGTTACTAAACAGCGAAAATCGCGCCCTTTTGACGATTCCTGTAAAGGACGTTCATCCGATAATCAGACGGATTCGTAGTTTTAAAGGTAGTGTCGTTATAAGTTTAACTGTTGAGAACAGGGACTCTGTTCCCGATAAAGTCTTAAAACTCTTGGAGGAAGGAGATGGATAA
- the fabZ gene encoding 3-hydroxyacyl-ACP dehydratase FabZ, with protein MEMNIMEIMKLIPHRYPFLLVDKIVEFVPKERIVGIKNVTINEPFFQGHFPGHPIMPGALLLEAMAQVGCVLMFKSFDLTPEEYVVYFMGIDKARFRKPVRPGDTVKFVLEPKVIKKKLSKLDGKAYVDEELVCEAELMAMIVRK; from the coding sequence ATGGAAATGAACATAATGGAGATAATGAAACTTATCCCCCACAGGTATCCTTTCCTTCTTGTAGATAAAATCGTAGAGTTTGTTCCAAAAGAAAGAATTGTTGGAATAAAGAATGTGACTATAAATGAACCTTTCTTTCAGGGGCACTTTCCGGGACATCCGATAATGCCCGGAGCTCTCCTCTTAGAGGCAATGGCACAGGTTGGCTGCGTCCTGATGTTTAAGTCCTTTGATTTAACTCCTGAGGAGTACGTTGTTTACTTTATGGGAATTGATAAGGCTCGCTTTAGGAAACCTGTTCGTCCCGGTGATACGGTAAAGTTTGTTTTAGAACCGAAAGTAATAAAGAAAAAGCTTTCAAAGCTTGACGGTAAAGCTTACGTAGATGAGGAACTCGTTTGCGAAGCTGAACTTATGGCAATGATAGTGAGGAAGTGA
- the ispF gene encoding 2-C-methyl-D-erythritol 2,4-cyclodiphosphate synthase has translation MFRVGIGYDVHRLEEGYRLILGGVEIPHEKGLKGHSDADVLVHAICDAILGALALGDIGEHFPDTDERFKGISSLKLLKEVNEKVNSLGYVVHNVDAVVVAQRPKLKPYKELMRENIAKILKIDKNFVSIKATTTERLGFEGREEGISAYAVVLLKEQQGGSQWK, from the coding sequence ATGTTTAGGGTTGGTATCGGCTACGACGTCCACAGGTTAGAGGAGGGGTACAGATTAATTCTTGGTGGCGTTGAAATACCTCACGAAAAAGGACTAAAGGGACATTCAGACGCGGACGTTCTTGTTCACGCCATATGTGATGCAATTTTGGGAGCCCTCGCTTTAGGCGATATAGGGGAACACTTCCCAGACACCGACGAGCGCTTCAAAGGTATTTCAAGCCTTAAGCTCCTTAAAGAGGTTAACGAGAAGGTAAACTCCTTAGGGTACGTAGTTCACAACGTTGACGCTGTAGTCGTTGCTCAGAGGCCAAAGCTAAAACCCTACAAGGAATTAATGCGGGAGAATATTGCAAAAATTCTCAAAATAGATAAAAATTTCGTTTCCATAAAGGCCACTACTACAGAGAGGCTCGGCTTTGAGGGTAGAGAGGAAGGTATCTCCGCCTATGCCGTTGTTCTACTAAAGGAGCAGCAAGGAGGAAGTCAATGGAAATGA
- the rsmA gene encoding 16S rRNA (adenine(1518)-N(6)/adenine(1519)-N(6))-dimethyltransferase RsmA, which produces MSRLKKSLGQHFLRDKNVVKRIVDAGKLSPEDRVLEIGPGGGALTEEIVSRNLKEFIAVEIDPEWVSFLTEKFGDKVKIINADATDFDFSSLGGKFVYFGNLPYNVSTAILRNLLTHRKTLKKGIFMVQKEVADRLTAKKGKEYGYFPALLSLFFDIKKLFNVPPKAFIPPPKVMSTVIEVTPKEFEIEEKEIKEFESFLKRAFSQRRKKLKKNLGLKELPEELKEFKDKRAEEIPPEELLRIFRLLR; this is translated from the coding sequence TTGAGTAGGTTAAAGAAGTCCTTAGGACAGCACTTTTTAAGGGACAAGAACGTAGTAAAGAGAATCGTTGACGCCGGAAAGCTCAGCCCTGAGGATAGAGTCCTTGAGATAGGGCCGGGAGGGGGAGCTCTAACTGAGGAGATAGTCAGCAGAAACCTCAAGGAGTTTATAGCCGTTGAGATAGACCCAGAGTGGGTAAGCTTTTTAACAGAAAAGTTCGGAGATAAGGTAAAAATCATTAACGCAGACGCTACAGATTTTGACTTTTCTTCCTTAGGAGGGAAGTTCGTCTACTTTGGAAACCTCCCCTACAACGTCTCAACGGCCATACTCAGGAATCTACTTACCCACAGGAAAACCCTTAAAAAGGGTATCTTTATGGTTCAAAAAGAAGTTGCAGACAGGCTAACGGCAAAAAAAGGAAAAGAGTACGGCTACTTTCCCGCACTCCTTTCGCTCTTTTTTGACATAAAGAAGCTCTTTAACGTTCCCCCCAAGGCCTTCATCCCCCCTCCGAAGGTTATGTCAACAGTCATAGAGGTAACACCAAAAGAGTTTGAAATAGAAGAGAAAGAGATAAAGGAGTTTGAGAGCTTTTTAAAGAGAGCTTTCTCCCAGAGGAGGAAAAAGCTTAAGAAGAACCTCGGGCTAAAGGAGCTCCCGGAGGAACTAAAAGAGTTTAAAGACAAGAGAGCAGAAGAAATACCCCCGGAAGAGCTCCTAAGAATTTTTAGGCTTTTACGTTAA